One window of the Rosa rugosa chromosome 3, drRosRugo1.1, whole genome shotgun sequence genome contains the following:
- the LOC133737469 gene encoding NAC domain-containing protein 68-like, which translates to MEESRGNHLPGQRFCPMEDELVLFYLKPMLSGQNVPGRNCVVFDCDLYGHQEPWEIWEAFKTKRPHDLRLNKDIYFFTQHKKMSSTNKRVRRNVGSGTWKGDDSCKPVRSVETGRVVGLKKRYTYKNDDSVHNGCWILYEFYLDQSLRDKKQKLKDYVLCLLRKNGEPKTKIEKKRKQREEEEVLENNYAFDDGEKSKREQEELLEPQAKRQ; encoded by the coding sequence ATGGAGGAGAGCAGAGGCAATCATCTTCCTGGCCAGAGGTTCTGCCCCATGGAAGATGAACTAGTTCTCTTCTACCTCAAGCCCATGTTGAGCGGACAGAACGTGCCCGGCAGAAACTGCGTGGTGTTCGACTGCGACCTCTACGGTCACCAAGAACCTTGGGAGATATGGGAGGCCTTCAAGACCAAAAGACCACACGACTTGAGGCTCAACAAGGACATTTACTTCTTCACCCAACACAAGAAGATGAGTTCCACAAACAAGCGCGTACGCCGGAATGTTGGAAGTGGCACCTGGAAGGGCGACGACTCCTGCAAGCCTGTACGATCTGTTGAAACTGGTCGTGTTGTTGGCTTGAAGAAAAGATATACTTACAAGAACGATGACTCGGTTCACAACGGCTGTTGGATCTTGTATGAGTTCTACCTTGATCAATCACTCAGAGACAAGAAACAAAAGCTGAAAGACTATGTTCTTTGTCTACTACGAAAGAATGGTGAACCCAAAACCAAGatcgaaaagaagagaaagcaacgtGAAGAGGAAGAGGTTCTTGAAAACAATTATGCCTttgatgatggagaaaaatcGAAAAGGGAGCAAGAAGAGTTGCTTGAGCCACAAGCGAAGCGGCAATGA